The region TTGCGGGTAATCAGGTCAGACAGTCGAGGATTAGTCAACACCATGAAACGACGAGGAGTCACGCCATTAGTTACATTAGTGAACTTTTCAGGATACATTTCGTAGAAGTCATGCAAGACTGTATTTTTCAACAGTTCACTATGCAATTTAGCAACACCGTTGATGGCATAACTTCCCACACAGGCGAGATGCGCCATTCGCACATATCGCTCCCCACTTTCATCAATAATAGACATGCGCCGAATCCGATCAACATCATCAGGAAACTTAATACGAATCTCATCAATAAATCGGCGATTGATTTCGTAAATTAATTCCAGATGTCGAGGTAACAAACTACCAAATTTAGCCAACGGCCAGCGTTCCAGAGCTTCTGGCAACAACGTGTGATTTGTGTAGGCAAAGGTTTTGGTTGTGATTTCCCAGGCTTTATCCCAATCAAATCCATGCTCATCCAGCAGCAGCCGCATTAGTTCGACAACACCAATGGTGGGATGGGTGTCGTTTAGTTGAACTACAAACTGTTCATGGAAGCGCTCTAGTGTCATATTTTTCATTTGTACGAGGCGAATCATGTCTTGTAAGGAGCAAGACACAAAGAAGAACTGTTGCTCTAACCGCAACTGTTTCCCTTCATAGGTTTCATCATTGGGATACAGCACTTTTGTGATGTTTTCACAAACTGTCTTCTCTTCAACAGCACCAAAATAGTCGCTTTTATTAAATGCCTCGAAATCAAAGGATTCTGGTGCTTCAGCTTTCCAAAGTCGTAAGGTATTTGCGGTATTTGTTTTGAAACCCAAGATAGGAGTATCGTAAGGAATTCCTTTAACTACTTTGAAAGGCACCCACCGAACACGATAGCGTCCATGCTCATCGGTATAATTCTCAGTGTGACCACCCAATTTAACCTCTACAGCTAACTCTGGACGTGCAACTTCCCAGGGATTTCCATATTGCAGCCATTTGTCGGTGATTTCTACCTGCCAGCCATTTTGAATATCCTGGTCAAAGATGCCATATTCATACCGAATGCCATAGCCGATTGCAGGAATTTCGAGTGTAGCCATTGAATCGATGTAACAGGCAGCAAGCCGTCCCAATCCGCCATTACCTAATCCAGGCTCTTCCTCCTGTTCCAGCAGATCTGCCAAGTCCAGCCCTAATTCTGCTATGGCATCTTTGACCCGGTTGTAGAGTCCCAGGTTAATCAGATTATTTCCCAAATGAGGACCCATCAAAAACTCAGCAGACAGGTAAGTGACAATCCGGCACGTTTTTTCGATGTAGGTTTGGGTGGTATGCAACCAGCGATTAATCAAGCGATCGCGCACTGTGTATGCCAGCGCGATGTAATAGTCATTTTTAGTCGCAATTTTTGGAAACTTTACCTGAATATAAAACAAATTGTCTAGAAATGCCCGTTTTAACGTTGCGACGCTTATGCCAGTGCGATCATCTTCAATTTGAATGTTGCTAGGAACGATGTTAACCATGATTCAGTGCTCCAGTTGGTTGTTGATAGTGCGGTTAATGGGTGCTAAGTTTCTTATTTAGTTAAGTATCCATTGGTTAGATACTGACTTTGGCTGGGGCAGGTGGCTGATAGGCAACTTCGTTTTTTAAGGAGTGTCCTTGCTCAAAGTCAGTAATATTGGATAAAGTTGTGGTTGCGATCGCTTCCAGAGCATTCCGGGTAAAGAACGCTTGGTGAGCCGTGATCACTACATTGGGAAAAGATTGCAACAGTTGAAAGGTGTCATCCTGAATAACTGTGTCAGATAAATCCTGGAAGAACAGATCATCTTCTTGTTCGTAGACATCAATGCCTAAATAGCCAATTTTGCCAGACTTAATTCCCTCAATCACAGCTGGCGTATCAATCAAGCCACCACGACTTGTATTGATTAACATTACACCAGGCTTCATCTGCGCAATCGCATTTGCATTAATTAAATGATACGTTTCAGGTAATAAAAGACAATGGAGAGAGATAATATCAGAGTCAGCTAGCAGTTCTGGTAACTGAACGTAACGGGCATTACCAATCGCCTTAAATTGATCATTAGGATAAGCATCGTAACCTAATAAGCAACATCCAAATCCTTGCATAATTTGGGCAAATAC is a window of Leptolyngbyaceae cyanobacterium JSC-12 DNA encoding:
- a CDS encoding glycogen/starch/alpha-glucan phosphorylase (IMG reference gene:2510094048~PFAM: Carbohydrate phosphorylase~TIGRFAM: glycogen/starch/alpha-glucan phosphorylases), with the protein product MVNIVPSNIQIEDDRTGISVATLKRAFLDNLFYIQVKFPKIATKNDYYIALAYTVRDRLINRWLHTTQTYIEKTCRIVTYLSAEFLMGPHLGNNLINLGLYNRVKDAIAELGLDLADLLEQEEEPGLGNGGLGRLAACYIDSMATLEIPAIGYGIRYEYGIFDQDIQNGWQVEITDKWLQYGNPWEVARPELAVEVKLGGHTENYTDEHGRYRVRWVPFKVVKGIPYDTPILGFKTNTANTLRLWKAEAPESFDFEAFNKSDYFGAVEEKTVCENITKVLYPNDETYEGKQLRLEQQFFFVSCSLQDMIRLVQMKNMTLERFHEQFVVQLNDTHPTIGVVELMRLLLDEHGFDWDKAWEITTKTFAYTNHTLLPEALERWPLAKFGSLLPRHLELIYEINRRFIDEIRIKFPDDVDRIRRMSIIDESGERYVRMAHLACVGSYAINGVAKLHSELLKNTVLHDFYEMYPEKFTNVTNGVTPRRFMVLTNPRLSDLITRKIGDGWIKNLEELRKVETFVHDANFRQEFRQIKHDIKQDLANYIRKHYDIEVNPDSLFDIQIKRIHEYKRQHLMALYIITQYNRLKANPDLDITPRTFIFGGKAAPGYYMAKLIIKLITSIADVVNNDPDMRGRIIVLFMKDYNVTFAQRLFPAADLSEQISTAGKEASGTGNMKFAMNGALTIGTLDGANVEIREAVGADNFFLFGLTVEEVQAKKASGYHPWDYYNSNSELKLAIDRIASGFFSHGDTNLFKPLVDSLLYQDQYLLFADYQSYVDCQDLVSRAYRDQDHWTRMSILNVARMGYFSSDRSIRDYQQNIWKVPSVQVEVPEYSQENGDIKLSW
- a CDS encoding lactate dehydrogenase-like oxidoreductase (IMG reference gene:2510094049~PFAM: D-isomer specific 2-hydroxyacid dehydrogenase, NAD binding domain; D-isomer specific 2-hydroxyacid dehydrogenase, catalytic domain); its protein translation is MKVAFFSAKSYDRQSFEAANANYHHELTFFDAQLNPNTAIMAAGFPAVCMFVNDNADAATLDILAAHGTRLLALRSAGFNTVDLKRAAELGIKVVRVPAYSPYSVAEHTVALILTLNRKLYRAYNRVRDDNFSLEGLVGFDLHGCTVGIIGTGKIGMVFAQIMQGFGCCLLGYDAYPNDQFKAIGNARYVQLPELLADSDIISLHCLLLPETYHLINANAIAQMKPGVMLINTSRGGLIDTPAVIEGIKSGKIGYLGIDVYEQEDDLFFQDLSDTVIQDDTFQLLQSFPNVVITAHQAFFTRNALEAIATTTLSNITDFEQGHSLKNEVAYQPPAPAKVSI